The following proteins come from a genomic window of Girardinichthys multiradiatus isolate DD_20200921_A chromosome 8, DD_fGirMul_XY1, whole genome shotgun sequence:
- the c8h18orf25 gene encoding uncharacterized protein C18orf25 homolog isoform X2: MADSEKAEEFLDAACPPECLEEAQTATASAQGEQDEQLKTETTTSTSSPPREKEADSPLNTEGEQSLLSMPCLMKELRRDSPESQHASTGSDKPVSRHIYESDSSNPCMLSPSSSGHLADSDTLSSGEEGAAPPVGEEEGSMETANDPGQSEKRETASGGRKSRRSHSESEMPANAMAAKKNRCQSTAMAPGQEKQTNGKLGKVKGHRSQKHKERIRLLRQKREAAARKKYNLLQDSSTSDSELTCDSSTSSSDDDDTSGGSKTIKTDIPAGFRRASERSRVGAQIHGLLDTSSWDRNGIGSVLEEAMTRFAVMQRQTEERFRIWMEKLAHLDSDNDSSKRSSDAPEGQQVAQLSPPSSFLPSSESAETMAAYMLARESNSLTPTPMNNNNILPEAVAQNGNLGVPDPGLLNV; encoded by the exons atgGCTGATTCCGAAAAGGCAGAAGAATTTTTGGATGCTGCATGCCCACCTGAGTGTCTTGAAGAAGCACAGACAGCTACGGCTTCTGCTCAAGGAGAACAGGATGAACAACTGAAAACAGAGACGACCACGAGTACAAGTTCACCCCCCAGGGAGAAGGAAGCGGACAGCCCCTTGAATACTGAGGGAGAGCAAAGTCTCCTATCAATGCCATGCCTAATGAAGGAGCTTCGTCGGGACTCCCCAGAGTCTCAACATGCCTCTACAGGGAGTGACAAGCCTGTTTCGCGTCACATCTATGAAAGCGACTCCTCGAATCCCTGTATGTTGTCTCCTTCTTCCAGTGGCCACCTGGCTGACTCAGACACACTTTCCTCAGGGGAAGAAGGTGCTGCTCCTCCTGTCGGAGAAGAAGAGGGTAGTATGGAAACTGCAAATGATCCTGGTCAGTCAGAAAAAAGAGAGACAGCTTCAGGGGGCAGAAAGTCTCGCCGATCACATTCGGAGAGTGAAATGCCTGCTAACGCAATGGCTGCAAAGAAAAACCGCTGCCAGTCAACAGCAATGGCACCAGGGCAGGAAAAACAAACCAATGGCAAGTTGGGAAAAGTGAAAGGTCATCGGAGTCAGAAACACAAGGAGCGCATACGTCTGCTAAGGCAGAAACGAGAAGCAGCGGCTCGGAAGAAGTATAACCTGCTGCAGGACAGCAGCACCAGTGACAGTGAGCTCACATGTGACTCCAGCACCAGCTCCTCAGACGATGATGACACTTCTGGAGGAAGCAAGACAATCAAGACAGATATTCCAG CTGGCTTCAGACGTGCGTCGGAGAGATCCAGAGTGGGAGCCCAGATTCATGGGCTGCTGGACACCAGTTCGTGGGACAGGAACGGCATCGGCAGCGTTCTGGAGGAGGCCATGACACGTTTTGCTGTAATGCAGCGCCAGACTGAGGAGCGCTTCCGCATCTGGATGGAAAAGCTGGCTCACCTCGACTCGGACAACGATTCGTCCAAGCGCTCAAGTGACGCCCCTGAGGGGCAGCAAGTGGCTCAGCTGTCGCCCCCAAGCTCTTTTTTGCCATCGTCAGAGTCTGCAGAGACTATGGCTGCCTACATGCTGGCACGAGAGAGCAACAGTCTCACTCCCACTCCCATGAACAACAATAACATCCTCCCTGAAGCTGTCGCTCAGAATGGGAATTTAGGTGTTCCAGATCCTGGTCTCTTGAATGTTTAG